One genomic segment of Labrus bergylta chromosome 17, fLabBer1.1, whole genome shotgun sequence includes these proteins:
- the spp1 gene encoding osteopontin isoform X2 — protein sequence MKVAVIFVLLFATVLCRPARKESSSESSEEVVRRPAAQPSRKQAVLVPQTRAAPVQNVVAAVAASSDESIDSSDEDEQAEAPVEVKSDSSATASTNTASVNSKDSEDSDDDDDETEESETEEDEDESDSSESGESSTTVPSTLTPVIVTEEPVPETTEAPIAPTIVTDEEASRGDSFGGYPSDYKSIIYVEDKSYQKVPGPYKSYEFVNTGKKMAYDMTEGNDVEKSLQVYKAIHVHPDLLEEDTSTPEVESQGLDASSGTAQDQAVNDRQAALPEEASASDATTSESSSTPEEEDESASTASDSPSASEESEDEESQSSEEATATPGAADSDSDESTESDSDEDGAVPDITTDVPVVITAK from the exons ATGAAAGTTGCTGTTATTTTCGTTCTGCTGTTTGCCACAGTTCTCTGCCGACCG gcaagaaaagaaagcagtTCAGAGAGCTCAGAGGAAGTG GTGAGACGACCAGCAGCTCAACCCAGTAGGAAACAAGCAGTACTGGTTCCACAGACCCGTGCAGCACCAGTACAG AATGTTGTTGCAGCAGTGGCTGCCAGCTCAGATGAGAGCATAGACAGTTCAGATGAAGACGAG CAGGCAGAGGCTCCAGTCGAGGTGAAATCTGACAGCTCGGCCACGGCTTCAACAAATACAGCCTCTGTGAACAGCAAGGACAGTGAAGACAGcgacgacgatgatgatgaaacaGAGGAAAGT GAAACCGAAGAAGACGAGGATGAGTCTGACAGCTCAGAGTCTGGCGAGTCTTCCACCACTGTGCCCTCCACCTTGACCCCTGTGATCGTCACAGAGGAGCCAGTTCCTGAAACGACTGAGGCACCAATCGCACCTACCATCGTCACAGACGAGGAAGCATCCCGTGGCGACAGCTTCGGAGGATACCCCAGTGACTACAAGTCCATTATCTATGTGGAGGACAAATCCTACCAAAAGGTTCCTGGTCCCTACAAGTCCTACGAGTTTGTCAACACCGGAAAGAAGATGGCCTATGATATGACAGAGGGCAATGATGTGGAGAAATCCCTGCAGGTGTACAAG GCTATTCACGTCCACCCTGATCTCTTGGAGGAGGACACAAGCACCCCTGAGGTAGAGAGCCAGGGCCTGGATGCATCCTCTGGTACCGCTCAGGACCAGGCTGTCAACGACCGCCAGGCAGCCCTGCCAGAGGAGGCTAGTGCCAGCGACGCCACCACCAGCGAGAGCTCCAGCACCCCAGAAGAAGAGGACGAGAGCGCCAGCACGGCCAGTGACAGTCCAAGTGCCAGCGAGGAGTCAGAGGATGAGGAGAGCCAGAGCAGCGAGGAGGCCACTGCCACACCTGGAGCTGCTGACAGCGACTCGGATGAGAGCACTGAGAGTGACTCGGATGAAGATGGGGCAGTACCTGACATCACCACTGACGTGCCAGTGGTCATCACTGCCAAATAA
- the spp1 gene encoding osteopontin isoform X1 produces MKVAVIFVLLFATVLCRPARKESSSESSEEVVRRPAAQPSRKQAVLVPQTRAAPVQNVVAAVAASSDESIDSSDEDEQQAEAPVEVKSDSSATASTNTASVNSKDSEDSDDDDDETEESETEEDEDESDSSESGESSTTVPSTLTPVIVTEEPVPETTEAPIAPTIVTDEEASRGDSFGGYPSDYKSIIYVEDKSYQKVPGPYKSYEFVNTGKKMAYDMTEGNDVEKSLQVYKAIHVHPDLLEEDTSTPEVESQGLDASSGTAQDQAVNDRQAALPEEASASDATTSESSSTPEEEDESASTASDSPSASEESEDEESQSSEEATATPGAADSDSDESTESDSDEDGAVPDITTDVPVVITAK; encoded by the exons ATGAAAGTTGCTGTTATTTTCGTTCTGCTGTTTGCCACAGTTCTCTGCCGACCG gcaagaaaagaaagcagtTCAGAGAGCTCAGAGGAAGTG GTGAGACGACCAGCAGCTCAACCCAGTAGGAAACAAGCAGTACTGGTTCCACAGACCCGTGCAGCACCAGTACAG AATGTTGTTGCAGCAGTGGCTGCCAGCTCAGATGAGAGCATAGACAGTTCAGATGAAGACGAG CAGCAGGCAGAGGCTCCAGTCGAGGTGAAATCTGACAGCTCGGCCACGGCTTCAACAAATACAGCCTCTGTGAACAGCAAGGACAGTGAAGACAGcgacgacgatgatgatgaaacaGAGGAAAGT GAAACCGAAGAAGACGAGGATGAGTCTGACAGCTCAGAGTCTGGCGAGTCTTCCACCACTGTGCCCTCCACCTTGACCCCTGTGATCGTCACAGAGGAGCCAGTTCCTGAAACGACTGAGGCACCAATCGCACCTACCATCGTCACAGACGAGGAAGCATCCCGTGGCGACAGCTTCGGAGGATACCCCAGTGACTACAAGTCCATTATCTATGTGGAGGACAAATCCTACCAAAAGGTTCCTGGTCCCTACAAGTCCTACGAGTTTGTCAACACCGGAAAGAAGATGGCCTATGATATGACAGAGGGCAATGATGTGGAGAAATCCCTGCAGGTGTACAAG GCTATTCACGTCCACCCTGATCTCTTGGAGGAGGACACAAGCACCCCTGAGGTAGAGAGCCAGGGCCTGGATGCATCCTCTGGTACCGCTCAGGACCAGGCTGTCAACGACCGCCAGGCAGCCCTGCCAGAGGAGGCTAGTGCCAGCGACGCCACCACCAGCGAGAGCTCCAGCACCCCAGAAGAAGAGGACGAGAGCGCCAGCACGGCCAGTGACAGTCCAAGTGCCAGCGAGGAGTCAGAGGATGAGGAGAGCCAGAGCAGCGAGGAGGCCACTGCCACACCTGGAGCTGCTGACAGCGACTCGGATGAGAGCACTGAGAGTGACTCGGATGAAGATGGGGCAGTACCTGACATCACCACTGACGTGCCAGTGGTCATCACTGCCAAATAA